The Acidobacteriota bacterium genomic interval CCTTGTGCCGGCCGAGGCCGTCCTGCACGTAGGTCGACGTCTGGTAGATGGGCGTGATGATGGCGCCCGTCGAGGGGTCGGGTTCCTGGCCGGCGTGGATGCAGCGGGTGCCGAAGCCGGCGGTCTCTGGAAGTCTCACGTCAGGCTCGTCTCGAAGGGAAGGGCGTGTCTCAGCGGATGTCGCCGTACATGCCCTTCGACATGTAACGCTCGGCGGCGTCGGGAATGAGCGTCAGGACCCGTTGCCCGGGGGCCAGCCGGGCGGCGACCTGGATCGCCGCATTGGCCGCGGCGCCACCCGACCCCCCGGCGAGCACACCGCACCTGCGGGCGAGGTCGAGCGCGGTCGCGAGCGCCGGCTCGTCGCGCACCATGATGACCTCGTCGACGAGGTCGCGGTGCAGTGTGCCGGGCCAGAAGCTGTTGCCGATACCCTCGACGAGGTGCGGCCCCGGCGGGCCACCGCCCCAGATCGAGCCCTGCGGCTCGACGAGGACGCCCCGGGCCGCCACGCCGCGATCGCGAAAGTAGCGCACGATGCCGCTGAAGGTGCCGCCCGTGCCGGCGCCCATGACGATCGCGTCGGCGCGGCCACTGGTCTGTTCCCACAATTCGGCGGCGGTGTGTTCGTAGTGGTACTCGGGGTTGGCCTGGTTCTCGAACTGCTGGGGCACCCACGCGTCGGGCAGCTCGCTTGCGAGCTGGTGCGCGC includes:
- a CDS encoding cysteine synthase family protein gives rise to the protein MTLRVGTSILDLIGLTPLLRLAEIEPAGGAEIWAKLEYLNPGGSVKDRAALGLIRAGEAQGHLVPGGVIIEPTAGNTGIGLALIGRRLGYRVILVVPANFSREKMVLMQALGGELVITPEELGMKGAIARAHQLASELPDAWVPQQFENQANPEYHYEHTAAELWEQTSGRADAIVMGAGTGGTFSGIVRYFRDRGVAARGVLVEPQGSIWGGGPPGPHLVEGIGNSFWPGTLHRDLVDEVIMVRDEPALATALDLARRCGVLAGGSGGAAANAAIQVAARLAPGQRVLTLIPDAAERYMSKGMYGDIR